TCGGGAAAACTGAATTTTGACCGAGTAGTTCGCCGTTTCCTGCAGTCGGCCTTCGGTCCGGTATTTGGGTCGATAGACCTTCTTGAGCCAGGAGTCTGAGTGGGTCTTCCCTCGGGACCCACTGGACACTTCTTGGACACTTTTTGTGTCCTCAACGTGATGACATGAATTTTCGAATGGCTGAATCATGACGCCAGAATTTCGACGTAACTTGCTCTTTTTCAAAGAGCTAGTTGTGGACATAGCGGTGCGATTTGTGGACATAGGTGCCTGGTTGTGGACACCCTGCATGCCAGCTCATAATCCCTTGGTTCAGGGTTCGAATCCCTGCGGGCCCACCAACTTTTGATATAGAGCCATACGCACGCCGCGCCGGCTTCGATCACTGCCGGGGCTTCCGAGAAACTTGCTGCACTTCCTCTCGCAACAGGGTTGCGAACGTTTCGGCGTGGGGATTCGGGCGCGTGGCAGACACTCCGATCTTCGCCACCATCGGAGCGAACTTCGGGGAAAACGGCCGGCATACCAGCGAACGCGGCATGAATTCGGCGACACTGTCGGCCAGGATGGCGGCCGCTTGATAAGCTTCCAGGCTGGCAAAGAGCGTCGACACCCCGTCCGGCTCCAGCGCGACGAAGCTCGGTCCGAAACCGAACGGCTTCAGCAGCCGCTGCACGTGAGCCACGTAGTCCGGGAAGTCCGGCGGCCCCAATCCCACCAGCGCAAGATCGCGCAACCGCGCCGGCGCGATGCGTTTCAATTTCGCCAGCGGGTGATCCGCCCCCATCACCAGCACGTGCGTGATGTGCCGCAGTTCGGTCCATTGAAACCCCACCGTCGCCGTTACCGATGGCTCCAACGCGACAATGAGATCGAGCCGTCCATCGATCGCCATCCGGATCATCTCGGGCGGTGACACGTCGGACAACTCGATCCGCACCTTCGGGTGCTCGGTTTGGAAACGCTGCATCACCCGCGGCAGGATCCCGGCGGTGGCCGAAGGTGCGTAGGCTACGCGCAACACGTCTTCACCCGATTCCCCCCGCGCCCGTTGCACCGCCAGCTCGGCCCGAGCAAGCACCTCGCGCGCCTCGTCATAAAACCGCGCGCCGGCTTCGGTGAGCTTCACCGCGTTCTTCCCGCGGTCAAACAACGGCACGCCCAACTCCTCCTCCAAATCCTTCACCTGTCGACTCAACGCGGGTTGGGTGAGGTGGAGGATGCGCGCCGCCCGGTTGAAGGATCCGTGCGCCGCCACGATGACAAAATAGCGGAGATGGCGAAGTTCCACCCCTCACCCGCTAGTCATACTAAAAGTATTAGCTAGCCCAAAAACACGGCATTGGACGCCTCCTCGGTAATTCGATATTCTACAGCAACTTCCGAGCGATGAATACCAACCCAACCCATCAACTCCCCTCCGTGGTGGCCCGCTATTTTGAGGCCGCCAATCGGTTCGACCCGCCGGCTGCCGCAGCCTGCTTCACACCCGACGCCGTCGTTCACGACGAACAACAAAGATACGTCGGTCCCGCTGCGATCGAGCGCTGGGTATGCGACACCAGCCGAGCGCACCGCCCGCAGGTCACCGTGACCCGCGTGCGAACCGCGAACGACTTCGTCCGCATCGAGGGCACCGTGAGCGGTGACTTTCCCGGCAGTCCGGTGGCGCTCGACTACGAGCTCCGGCTGCAGGACGGCAAAATCGCGCAACTCGACATCTCATGAAAACCACCCAACCCGATCTCACGATCCCAACCCACGAATTTGCCGGCCAACGTGTCTTCGTCAGCGGCGGCACCAAGGGCGCGGGCGAAGCCATGATGCGCCGATTCGCCGCCGGCGGCGCTTCCGTCGCCACCACCGCCCGGCGGGCGCCCACCGGGACCGATCTTCCCGGCCTCTTCATTGCCGGAGATTTGTCCTCGGCGGCCGGTGTCACCAAAACGGTCACGGCGCTGCTCGATGCGTTGGGCCCACCAGACATCGTGGTCCATAACCTGGGCGGATCCGATGCCTCCGGCGGTGGCTTCGCCGCGATCGACGAAGAGCGCTGGATGCAGGAGCTGAACCTCAACCTGCTGGCGGCCGTGCGCATCGACCGGGCCGTTGTGCCGGCGATGGTGCAGCGGCGTTCCGGCGTCGTGATCCACGTCTCGTCAATCCAGCATCGCCTGCCCTTGCCGGAATCAACCACGGCCTACGCCGCCGCCAAGGCCGCGCTCTCAACCTATAGCAAAGCCCTCTCGAAGGAGGTCGGACCTCGCGGGGTGCGCGTCACCTCCGTCTCGCCGGGGTGGATTTACACCGAGGCGTCGCAAGCCCTCGTCAAACGCCTGGCCGCCAGCGGCGGCACCGACGAGGAAACCGCGCGCCAAGGCATCCTGCAGTCGCTGGGCGGCATTCCTCTCGGTCGACCGGCCTGGCCGTTGGAAATCGCGGAACTCGTCGCATTCCTCGCCTCCCCCCGCGCCGCCTCCATTCACGGCGCCGACTACGTCATCGATGGCGGCACTGTGCCCACTGTTTGAATACACCGGAAAGCTTCCCGCCTCCGCCCCGGTCCGCCGAATCGCGCCACCTCCACGCAACTCACTCATCACCGGCCCCCTGAATCCACCGGGTCTTGAAACTTCCTCATCGTATCCCCACCGCAGTCGGCACCCTCGCCATCGCCTGCACCTCCTCCTGTGCCTCCCTCCCGGCGCAAACCTTCACCGCCGCCACCTCCGCTACACCGGCCCTGCCGTGCGCAACGTGGTGCTCGTCCACGGCGCGTTCGTCGACGGCTCCGACTGGCGCGGCGTCCACGACGGACTCACGGCGCGCAGTTTCCGCGTCACAATCGTGCAGAATCCACTCACCTCGCTCGCAGATGACGGCGCCACGCTCAAGGTCTACCCGGGCGGCTCCCACGCCCTCGGCGACACCAGCAAGGACCAACTCAACGCCGACCTCCTCGCCTTTGCGCGCGCCTGATCACAGGTCCGACCTGCCAATCTCGGCGCCGCCAAAACCGCTGCGCTTCGTTACAGAGTGCGCCCCGGGGAAGGGCTTACGCGCCCGGCGGGTTTAAATCAGCGTGTCCAGCCGCCCCTACCCCGCCTGCCTGCTCGTTTTACTTACCATCATCGGTCCGCTTTGCGCGGAGCCTGGTCTCTACATCCAGTGGGCCTTCCAGACTGATGGTCCGGTGCGAGGGGAAGCGGTCGTTTTCGACAACTCGGTCTATTTCGGGAGTGCCGATGGTCGCCTCTATGCCGTCGCCGCTGACGATGGGTCGCTGCAGTGGAAGGTCGATACGGGCGGCGCGATCGCGGGAGCCCCAGCCGTGACGGACGATGTGGTGGTGGTCGTTGGACGTGGCGAACAGGTCTACGCCCTGAGTCGCGCCGATGGGGTGGTGCGTTGGTCGTTCGACCTTCGCCCGGACCTGCCGACCACCCGGAGCTGGAACTACTTTACGGCCGCTCCCGTGGTGAATGGCGACCAAGTGCTGGTGCCGTCCGGCGATGGGGCGCTTTACGCTCTCGATCTCGCCGATGGCTCTGAACATTGGCGCTTTCAAACCGACGATAGCCTGCGTGCGTCGCCGCTCGTCGCGGATGGCGTGGTGTATCAGCCGAGTGGTGACGATCACGTGTATGCGCTGTCGACGACCGATGGTTCTGAGCTTTGGCGCGTCGCGACTGAGGGCGTGGGCTTCGACCTCAGCCAAGGCTTCATTCGCAGCGACATTTTCACCCGCCCTACCCTCGCCGATGGCTTTCTCATCAACGGTTCGCGGGACTCAAACGTATACGCCATTGACGTCGCGACCCACGAGGTCGCGTGGACCTTCAGCTACGACTCCACCTGGGCTATGTCGACCACCGTGCACGATGGTCTCGTTTATGTCGGCTGGTCGACCAACAAGAGGGTGAGCGCGCTCGATCTGCACACGGGCGAGCTGGTGTGGGACCAGACCGTGGGCGCGCACACCTATACGACTGCGTCCGTGATGGATGGCGTGGTGATTTGGGGTTGTGCCGACGGCACCCTGTATCACTTCGACGCCAAGACCGGTGCCCCCCGCGGCACCTACACGGTCGGCAGCGAGATCTACGGATCTCCGATTCAATCCGGCGACGTGACTTACATCGGCACCGACGATGGTCGCCTACTGGCACTGGCTCCGACCTCCGGGCCCGCCGCCAAGGCGGTCTACCTGCCGGAAAACATTCCGGGCAACCTGCAGGGCTTCATCATCGACGCCCAACTGGCGCCCTACCTGACCGAGCGCGGCTACCCCCACCTCTCCGACACCGCCGCCCTCGTCGGGTGGTTGGACACGCACACCGATCCCACCGCGCGCAGCGTGCTCGTGTTGGCGTATCCACTTATTCCTGACGAAGCCATGGGCACAGAACCGGCCGACGGTCCCTTGCGGGCCTACCTCGAGGCCGGGGGCAAAGTTGTCATGCCTTGGGGCGTGCCCAACAAGGTCACCTTCAACGCCGATGGCAGCTTCAAGGCCTACGACCTTTCCATCGCCGAGCGCTTCCTGGGCGTGAAGGTGCTCGGCTTCGAAGACAGCGGCAACTACGCCGCCACCGCCACGCAGACCGGCCGCAATTGGGGGCTGCCCGCCTCTACCAAAACCACCTTCGCCTACCTCGATCCAACGAGCTACGAACGCGTCACGGCACTCGCCATCGACGAGTATGGCCGACCTTCCGCGTGGGTGCGCAACTTCCGCGCCGATCGGCCGACCAGCGGGTGGGTGGCATTTTTGCCGTCGGCCTTCGGGGTGCCATTCACGGCTGAGCAACTCGCGCTGCTGGAGCGTGTCGCGGGGTATGGGATCGACTGAGGTGCCCGTCTAGCGTGAGGCCACGTTGTCGCTTTGCTCCAACACAGCTACGGAGCTGGAAGAGTTAAGGGGCGATCGGCGTTTTCCGCAGATTCCCTGTAACAAGAATACAGGCTCGGGGGTATTCCTCCCATACCCGCCATGCTCCACGATCTTCGCCTCGCCCTGCGCAACCTCAGGTCCGCCCGCGGTTTCACTTTGGTTGCCACCCTCACCCTCGCTGTCGGCATCGGCTCCGCCACCGCCATGTTCAGCGCCCTGCGCGCCCTCGTGGTGCACCCCTTCAACTTCCCCGAATCCGACCGCCTCGTCATGGTGTGGTCCGGCGACGGTTGGCCGCTCTCCCCCGCCGACTTCCTGACCCACTACGAAGACTCCACCTCCTTCGAGTCGTTCGGCGTTTACTCCCCGGAATCCGTCAACGTGGGCGAACGCAACGCGCAGGTCGTGAATGGCATCAACACCACACACGGCGCACTCGCCGCCCTCGGCATTCAACCCCTCCGCGGACGTCTTCTCACCCCCGAGGATGAGGTCAAAGGCGCGCCGCCCGTCGCCGTCATCGACTACGCTCTTTGGCAAAGCGCTTTCGCCGGCGCTGAAGATCTCATCGGTCGCACGGTGCGCCTCAACGGCGGCGACGTCACCGTCGTCGGCATCATGCCGCCGGCGTTCGAATTCCCCGGCCCGTGGATTCGCACCGAACTCGTGCAGGTGTTTCTGCCCATCACCTATCTCGAAGAAAGTCGGGACAGCCGCGACAGCCATTGGCTCTGCGGTCTCGCCCGCCTCAAACCCGGCGTGTCCGTCGCCGCCGCCGACGCCGAAATCAAAACCATCGGCGCGCGTCTTTCCGAACTCTACCCGGACTCCAACACCAATAAAAAATTCCTCGTCCGCTCACTGCACTACGAGATGACCCACGACATCGGCGACGATGTGTGGATGCTCTTTGGCGCCGTCGCCATGGTGCTGCTCGTCGCCTGTGCCAACGTTGCATCCATGTTGCTCGCGCGCAGCGCCCGCCGCCAAGGCGAGTTTGCCGTGCGCGTGGCCCTCGGAGCCACCCGCCGCGACCTGGTGCGGCTCGCCCTGACCGAAAGCCTGGCGCTCGCCCTCGCCGGCGCGGTCCTCGGCCTTTTCTTCGCCTACGGTGGCGTCGCCGTGCTCAAAAGCATCGCACCGATCAGCGAGGCGCGCAGCGCCGCCATGGGTCTCGATGGCACCGTCCTGCTGTTTGCCGGCGGAGCCACTGCACTGACCGCGCTCCTCGCCGGTGTGCCGCCCGCGCTCGCCGCCGTGCGCACCTCGCTCAACTCCGTCATCCGCACCGACGCCCGCGGCGCCGTCGGCTCCAAGTCGCGCCACCACATGCTACGCGCGCTCGTCATCGCCCAGATCGCGGTGGCTTTCGTTCTCGCGAATGGGGCGGTGCTCTTCTCCGCCGCCTACCTGAAGTTGCTCGAGGAGAACCAACTCCTCGCCACCGAAAACGTGGTGACCGCCAAACTCACGCTGCGCGGCGAACGCTACGAGGAGAACGAACAACGCGTCGCCGCCTGGCGCGATATTGAGCAACGCCTCGCCGCCCTGCCCGGCGTCACCGCCGTGGGCCTCACCTCCAAGCTTCCGCTTGAAGGCGGCAGCAATACCAACGCGCTGGTGAACGACGAGGTTTACGATCCCACCCAACGCCGCACCCAGGTGGAGCGATCCTCCGTCTCCGCCGACTACTTCGCCACCATGGGCCTCACCCTGCTGCAAGGTCGCCTGCTGCGCGACGAAGACGACATGCAGGAGGACGGCCGTCTCGGCATCGTCGTCAACCGCACCTTCGTCGAACGCGCGTGGCCCGACCAAAACCCCATCGGCCAAGTCATCCGCGCCAATCAACCCGCCGACCCGTGGTATACGGCCACTGTCGTCGGAGTGGTCGAGGACGTGAAACAATGGGGCGCCGGCGCCCCAATGCAGCCGGAGATGTATACGACGCCCCCCGGTCATTGGGGCAACCGCGTCCACCTCAACCTGCGTTCCCCGCAAAACGCCAGTGCGCTCATTCCGCAGGTCCGGGCGGTGATCGCCGCCTACGATCCCGAGCTCGCCATTGAGGATCCGCGCACCCTGCAACAGGTCGTGCTCGACTCCACCGAAGGCCAGCGCGTCGTCGCCGGTTTGGTGAACTTCTTCATGGGCATCGCGCTCGGACTCGTCGCGGTCGGCCTCTACGGCACCCTTTCTTATCATGTCGTGCAACGCACCCGGGAGATCGGCGTGCGCATGGCCATCGGCGCGCTCAAGGGCGACATCCTCAGCCTTATCTTCGGCCAAGGCCTGCGTTGGGTGCTGGTGGGGGTGGTGCTCGGCATCGGCGGCATCTTCGCTCTCGCCAAAGTGCTGGCGTCGCTCGTTTACGACATGGATGGCCTCACCCTCGCGCCCGTGCTCATCGCGACTGGCGCGGTCGCGGTAGCCACCGTAGTGGCGACGTTGATACCCGCCTGGCGCGCCGCCCGGATGAACCCGATCGAGGCGCTGCGGCTGGATTGAGCGGCATACAGCGGCGGCCTCACACCGGGTGAGGCCCTTCAGGAAGGCACCGCCGCCGGAACGCGGACGACACGCCCGCGGCTACATTTCTGCCTTGGTGTAGCAGCGGCCGTGTCGGCCGCTCCCATTGCCCCTCCGCAGGTCGCCAAAACGTGCCGTCCCGCCGTCGTCACTCCGGCGTTAGCGCGAACGAGCTCGCGGCCTACATTTTGTGTTCGTTACCACAGTGTAGGCTGCGAGTTTACTCGCGCTATGTTGCCTCTCCGCCATCCCGACCAAACGCGCCGTTCCGACGAACGCGGGCGACATGCCCGCGGCTACATTCCTGCCCTGGTGTAGCAGCGGCCGTGTCGGCCGCTCCCGTTGCCCCTCCGCAGGCCGCCACGATGCGCCCAAAACGCAACCCGACCGCTTTTGTGTAATTTTATGCAATTCTAATTGCAGGGGGCGCATCCAGGCACCAGCGTGCCTGCACCCCTTGCCCCATGTCCGCCCCTGCATCCGCCCCCATTTCGGTTCGTGAAAAGATTGGTTACGGTCTCGGTGACACCGCGTCCAACTTCGTCTTCCACACCGTCAACGTCTTCCTGTTCTACTACTACACCGACGTGTTCGGTCTGGCCCCGGCCGTCGTCGGCACGCTCGCCTTGGTGGCGCGTATTTTCGACGCGGTCAGCGACCCACTCATGGGCGCGATGGCCGACCGCACCCAAACCCGCTGGGGCAAATACCGTCCCTACCTGCTGTGGGTGGCGGTGCCCTTTGGCATCCTAGGTTACCTGCTGTTCCTCGGCCCCGAGCTGAGCGATTCGGGCAAGGCCTGGTATGCCTACGTCACCTACGTCGGTATGATGCTGATCTACACCGCGATCAACATCCCCTACTCCGCGCTGATGGGCGTCATCTCTTCCTCCTCGGAGCAGCGCACCTCCCTCTCGGCCTACCGCTTCGTCTTCGCGTTTGGCGGCCAGTTTCTCATCGCCACCGCAACGCTGCCTCTCGTGGCCTACTTCGGCGGCGGCAATGAAGCCGCTGGTTTCCGCACCACCATGGGCATCTTTGCGGTCATCGCGGTGGTGCTCTTTGTCATCTGTTTCGCAACCACGCGCGAACGCGTGACTCCGCCGCCGAGCCAACAATCCGACCTGAAAGCCGAGCTCAAACTGCTCTTCAAAAACGGCCCCTGGAAAGTCATGTCGATCGCCGGCATCATGACTCTGGCCAACGTGGCGGTGCGCGGCGCCGTGACGGTGCAATTTTTTAAGTATGTCGTGCAGGACGACGGTTCGCCGTGGTTGTTCGGCTTCAGCATGACGACCATCTTCTTCTCGAGCGGCACGCTGGCCATGATCGTTGGCTCGGCGCTGACGCCTTGGCTGGCCAAGCTCGCCGAAAAGCGGACCCTCATGATCTGGCTCTCCTTGGGGAACGCCGTCGCCATCGGTTCGCTGTTTTTCATTCCGCCCGAGCAGGCCACCCTGATGCTGGTCATCAACATCATCGGCACCGTGATCGTCGGCCCGACGCCGGCCCTCGTTTGGGCCATGTTCTCCGAAGCCGCCGACTACAACATGTGGAAACTCGGTCGGCGCATGACCGCCCTCACCTTCTCCTCAGCCCAGTTTGCGCAAAAGATGGGTCTGGCAATCGGTTCCTTCATTCCCGGCATGGTGCTCGCCGCCACGGGTTTTGTCTCCAACGCGGAACAGACGGCCGAGAGCCTCATGGGCTTGAACCTGCTCTTCACCATCATCCCGGCGCTCTTCGCCATCGGCAGCGTGGTGGCGATCTGGTTCTACCCGCTCCGCGAAGTCGACGTGCAGCAGATGGAGCGCGACCTCACCGCCCAAGCCGAGCAGCAAGGCTGACAGACCTGTTTTTACAAAAGACAACGGAGAGAACGAAGCCCCTCCAAGGCGGGTTTTCTACAGGAGGAAACGGAGGAGAACAGAGCTACTCCGCCGCAGCGGCCGACTTCGTTCCCTTCTGTAAAAAGAAGCGCCCAGCCTCTCGCTCTGTTTCCTCCTGTAAAACAGAGTAGCCCGTTCAGCCCTTCGCCTTGGCGCGGGGCTTCTTTGGCTTGGCCACCGTCTCGCCCTTGCGGAGGTCGCAGTTGAGCAAGATGTGCTGCTCGGAATCGAAGCGTTTGTTGATCAAATCGAGGAGGCGTTTGCCACCCGTCACGCCGATCTGGTGGAAAGGGATCTCCACCGTCGTGAGACGCAACGCGCCGCGGGGCGGCGCCAAGCCGTCAAAGCCCACCACGGACACCTGCTGCGGCACTTTCACGCCGTGTTTCTTCAGGTCCAACAAGAGGTCAAAAGCCTGGTGATCCGCCGCGCACACCCAAGCCGTGGTGCCCGCCTTGATCCGCTCGCGCACCCGGGCGTGAGCCTGCGGCAGCTCTAATACCTCGCGCGGACTCACGTTGATCGTGTCCGCCGGATCAATCACCAGCCCGCGGGCGGTCATCATTTCCACAAACGCACCGTAGCGACGCAGCGCCCAGCTTGCCTCCACCGGATAGCGCCAGGTGAAAAAGCCGATCCGTTCGTGCCCCTGCTTGTGCAGGTGCTCGACCAAACGCTCGATGCCGCGATGGTGATCGACATCCACACAGTCGAGCGGTGTGCGGCCGTATTGCTCCACCAATGACACCACCG
This portion of the Actomonas aquatica genome encodes:
- a CDS encoding LysR family transcriptional regulator; this translates as MELRHLRYFVIVAAHGSFNRAARILHLTQPALSRQVKDLEEELGVPLFDRGKNAVKLTEAGARFYDEAREVLARAELAVQRARGESGEDVLRVAYAPSATAGILPRVMQRFQTEHPKVRIELSDVSPPEMIRMAIDGRLDLIVALEPSVTATVGFQWTELRHITHVLVMGADHPLAKLKRIAPARLRDLALVGLGPPDFPDYVAHVQRLLKPFGFGPSFVALEPDGVSTLFASLEAYQAAAILADSVAEFMPRSLVCRPFSPKFAPMVAKIGVSATRPNPHAETFATLLREEVQQVSRKPRQ
- a CDS encoding nuclear transport factor 2 family protein, producing MNTNPTHQLPSVVARYFEAANRFDPPAAAACFTPDAVVHDEQQRYVGPAAIERWVCDTSRAHRPQVTVTRVRTANDFVRIEGTVSGDFPGSPVALDYELRLQDGKIAQLDIS
- a CDS encoding SDR family oxidoreductase, whose amino-acid sequence is MKTTQPDLTIPTHEFAGQRVFVSGGTKGAGEAMMRRFAAGGASVATTARRAPTGTDLPGLFIAGDLSSAAGVTKTVTALLDALGPPDIVVHNLGGSDASGGGFAAIDEERWMQELNLNLLAAVRIDRAVVPAMVQRRSGVVIHVSSIQHRLPLPESTTAYAAAKAALSTYSKALSKEVGPRGVRVTSVSPGWIYTEASQALVKRLAASGGTDEETARQGILQSLGGIPLGRPAWPLEIAELVAFLASPRAASIHGADYVIDGGTVPTV
- a CDS encoding PQQ-binding-like beta-propeller repeat protein, whose protein sequence is MSSRPYPACLLVLLTIIGPLCAEPGLYIQWAFQTDGPVRGEAVVFDNSVYFGSADGRLYAVAADDGSLQWKVDTGGAIAGAPAVTDDVVVVVGRGEQVYALSRADGVVRWSFDLRPDLPTTRSWNYFTAAPVVNGDQVLVPSGDGALYALDLADGSEHWRFQTDDSLRASPLVADGVVYQPSGDDHVYALSTTDGSELWRVATEGVGFDLSQGFIRSDIFTRPTLADGFLINGSRDSNVYAIDVATHEVAWTFSYDSTWAMSTTVHDGLVYVGWSTNKRVSALDLHTGELVWDQTVGAHTYTTASVMDGVVIWGCADGTLYHFDAKTGAPRGTYTVGSEIYGSPIQSGDVTYIGTDDGRLLALAPTSGPAAKAVYLPENIPGNLQGFIIDAQLAPYLTERGYPHLSDTAALVGWLDTHTDPTARSVLVLAYPLIPDEAMGTEPADGPLRAYLEAGGKVVMPWGVPNKVTFNADGSFKAYDLSIAERFLGVKVLGFEDSGNYAATATQTGRNWGLPASTKTTFAYLDPTSYERVTALAIDEYGRPSAWVRNFRADRPTSGWVAFLPSAFGVPFTAEQLALLERVAGYGID
- a CDS encoding ABC transporter permease, with protein sequence MLHDLRLALRNLRSARGFTLVATLTLAVGIGSATAMFSALRALVVHPFNFPESDRLVMVWSGDGWPLSPADFLTHYEDSTSFESFGVYSPESVNVGERNAQVVNGINTTHGALAALGIQPLRGRLLTPEDEVKGAPPVAVIDYALWQSAFAGAEDLIGRTVRLNGGDVTVVGIMPPAFEFPGPWIRTELVQVFLPITYLEESRDSRDSHWLCGLARLKPGVSVAAADAEIKTIGARLSELYPDSNTNKKFLVRSLHYEMTHDIGDDVWMLFGAVAMVLLVACANVASMLLARSARRQGEFAVRVALGATRRDLVRLALTESLALALAGAVLGLFFAYGGVAVLKSIAPISEARSAAMGLDGTVLLFAGGATALTALLAGVPPALAAVRTSLNSVIRTDARGAVGSKSRHHMLRALVIAQIAVAFVLANGAVLFSAAYLKLLEENQLLATENVVTAKLTLRGERYEENEQRVAAWRDIEQRLAALPGVTAVGLTSKLPLEGGSNTNALVNDEVYDPTQRRTQVERSSVSADYFATMGLTLLQGRLLRDEDDMQEDGRLGIVVNRTFVERAWPDQNPIGQVIRANQPADPWYTATVVGVVEDVKQWGAGAPMQPEMYTTPPGHWGNRVHLNLRSPQNASALIPQVRAVIAAYDPELAIEDPRTLQQVVLDSTEGQRVVAGLVNFFMGIALGLVAVGLYGTLSYHVVQRTREIGVRMAIGALKGDILSLIFGQGLRWVLVGVVLGIGGIFALAKVLASLVYDMDGLTLAPVLIATGAVAVATVVATLIPAWRAARMNPIEALRLD
- a CDS encoding MFS transporter, which gives rise to MSAPASAPISVREKIGYGLGDTASNFVFHTVNVFLFYYYTDVFGLAPAVVGTLALVARIFDAVSDPLMGAMADRTQTRWGKYRPYLLWVAVPFGILGYLLFLGPELSDSGKAWYAYVTYVGMMLIYTAINIPYSALMGVISSSSEQRTSLSAYRFVFAFGGQFLIATATLPLVAYFGGGNEAAGFRTTMGIFAVIAVVLFVICFATTRERVTPPPSQQSDLKAELKLLFKNGPWKVMSIAGIMTLANVAVRGAVTVQFFKYVVQDDGSPWLFGFSMTTIFFSSGTLAMIVGSALTPWLAKLAEKRTLMIWLSLGNAVAIGSLFFIPPEQATLMLVINIIGTVIVGPTPALVWAMFSEAADYNMWKLGRRMTALTFSSAQFAQKMGLAIGSFIPGMVLAATGFVSNAEQTAESLMGLNLLFTIIPALFAIGSVVAIWFYPLREVDVQQMERDLTAQAEQQG
- a CDS encoding LacI family DNA-binding transcriptional regulator, whose product is MAKINQQLIAKELGISRATVSRCFTNHPGINPKTRAKVFALASRMGYTHAEKREPAAHQRTRSTLAFGVLVCVDLPNFDRTGYGNPGQELLNGLSEVARVQNVRLDLHFVRPEDLHIDGPSYEKIISEGRKLWDGVVLIYPFPQSIVDELKSTFPVVSLVEQYGRTPLDCVDVDHHRGIERLVEHLHKQGHERIGFFTWRYPVEASWALRRYGAFVEMMTARGLVIDPADTINVSPREVLELPQAHARVRERIKAGTTAWVCAADHQAFDLLLDLKKHGVKVPQQVSVVGFDGLAPPRGALRLTTVEIPFHQIGVTGGKRLLDLINKRFDSEQHILLNCDLRKGETVAKPKKPRAKAKG